A part of Oryctolagus cuniculus chromosome 4, mOryCun1.1, whole genome shotgun sequence genomic DNA contains:
- the TAGLN3 gene encoding transgelin-3 has product MANRGPSYGLSREVQEKIEQKYDADLENKLVDWIILQCAEDIEHPPPGRAHFQKWLMDGTVLCKLINSLYPPGQEPIPKISESKMAFKQMEQISQFLKAAEIYGVRTTDIFQTVDLWEGKDMAAVQRTLMALGSVAVTKDDGCYRGEPSWFHRKAQQNRRGFSEEQLRQGQNVIGLQMGSNKGASQAGMTGYGMPRQIM; this is encoded by the exons ATGGCTAACCGCGGCCCGAGCTACGGCCTCAGCCGGGAGGTGCAGGAGAAGATCGAGCAGAAGTACGACGCCGACCTGGAGAACAAGCTGGTGGACTGGATCATCCTGCAGTGCGCCGAGGACATAGAGCACCCGCCCCCCGGCAGGGCTCACTTTCAGAAATGGTTGATGGACGGGACG GTGCTGTGCAAGCTGATAAACAGCTTATACCCACCGGGGCAAGAGCCCATTCCCAAAATCTCAGAGTCAAAGATGGCTTTTAAGCAGATGGAGCAAATCTCCCAGTTCCTAAAGGCTGCGGAGATCTACGGCGTGAGGACCACGGACATTTTTCAGACGGTGGATTTATGGGAAG GGAAGGACATGGCGGCTGTGCAGAGGACCCTGATGGCTCTAGGAAGTGTCGCAGTCACCAAGGATGATGGCTGTTACCGGGGAGAGCCATCCTGGTTTCACAG GAAAGCCCAGCAGAATCGGCGAGGATTTTCCGAGGAGCAGCTCCGCCAGGGACAGAACGTCATAGGCCTGCAGATGGGTAGCAACAAGGGAGCCTCCCAGGCGGGCATGACTGGGTACGGGATGCCCAGGCAGATCATGTGA